The DNA region AAAACATTGGCAGACAGGCATATAACCCAGAGTATGTCTCGAAAGGGGAACTGCTTGGACAACTCTATGATGGAGAACTTCTTTGGCCTGATGAAGAATGAATTGCTATATTTGCAGGAGTGGGACTCTATCGACCAGTTCAAGAAGGCTCTCCGGACATATATCCGGTACTACAACAACGATAGAATCAAACTGAGGCTAAAAGGAAAGAGCCCGGTGCAATACCGAGCTCTGTTCCAATCTAAGGCCTCGTAACTAATGTTAAACCGTCCAACTTTTGGGGGTCACATCATTTTCGGTCGCCTGTTTTTGTCCCCTTCGTGAAAATGTTTCAAAGGGCAGGCTGGCGGCGACTTGTCCAAGGTGCTCATATACAATGAAATATATTGATTGTCCTCTGCGATTTAGATACGACGAAATATAGGGAAAATCTTACAGTCTCTTTTGTAGTAATCGCAATGCGTTGAATAACAATCAGTTGACGGGGAGATAAAGAGCGCTGGTGTGTTAGAAATCAAGACGCAAATTACTTGGCTTTTCGACAGGACAGGTTGTAATTTTGCGAAACAACCGTTTAACATTTTAAAAACACAAAACAATGAAAAAGATGATCTTATTGCTTGCCATCGCCTTGATGGCCCCGACAGCGTTCTTGGCAAACGCCAACACCTACGACCCCAGTCGCGGGGGAGATGTTCACAGCAATGACCCGAGCGTGATGATTACCTATAATCAGAATGCAATCACGCTTGTTTTCACGAATGGTCGCGTGAACTGGATCAGCATCGAGAACTGGGATACCGGCGAATACCGCGAACAATTTGTCCGGCCGTGGTGCTCGGCTGTCGTCACCGTTCCTTTCTCCATGAGCAATGGAACCTGGGAGATCAACGCCACCTATACCGATGGAAGACTCTATAACGGTCGAATCATCATCGCCCATTCGAGCAATGGCCCGCTGACGCCGACCGACTGGATTGACGACGGAGAGCCGAATGGCCGTTATGTGGGTCCGGAACTCCCGTAAGCACTGATAAGAATAAACTTAACACCGATTGATGATGAAAACTGACAGCAGACGAATCGCACTCCGGGCGCTGGCCATCGCGGTCATCCTTTTCGGGGCGGCGGTTCAGAGTGACAAGGCGGATGCCGAGTGCTACATTAAAGGCGGAGACACAATGTATAAGTGTGTGGGCCCGTCCGGGATGTGCCGCGTGTGGGTTTTGGGTGTTGGCCGCTTGACCTGTGATGGGGGCACCATTGCCCAGGAAGTTGAAAAAGACAATTCTTCAAATCCCTCTACGGGGACCGGTGGAGGTGACTTTCATCCTGATGAGGTCCGTGTTCCTTAGCGGCCGTTAAGCCAGACAGGGTTGTTGCAGAAAAGGAGATAGTTTTCTATCTTTGAACTGCGACAACCCTTTCGGTATGCGATGAAAAACAAAATGAGAATCTCTTCCTGCCTGATAGCGAACAATCCCCCACGACATAACCTCTAATGGCTTATCGATATCTTCGATGGGCTGTTGGGAATACTTATCTATTAATCAAACAATTAATTATGGGAACAAAGAAAACTAAGATTGCGCTTCGGGCAGCTGCCGTAGCCATCGCCCTCCTGGCGTCTGCATTGCAGGAAAAGGAGGCTGAAGCAAAATGTGCCTATCAAGCACCGGACGGGACCGTCTATGTGTGCGCCAAAGGAGGGGATTCCTGCAAGAGAGGAAATATCCACTGCCCGGGCTCACTGGTCGAGATCCATCCCGGCGACCTGTTACCGTTAACGCATTAATAATGGTATTATTTCATTTTTGGGAACAGTCCGCCATGCGGACTGTCCTCAAAAAAAGTATTTTCCTCGTATTCCTTCTGGCTGTTTCGTGCGCGCCTCGGACGAACGTCTTTGACGAGTACCTCTCGGGTGTGCATGCGACCGATATCGACGTTCAGGGCGAGCGTGCCGATTCCTTGTTTGAGGGGGCTGTTCCGCAGAACCTGCCGGACAAGACGGTCGTCTTCTACACGGACGGCACATGCTCCGTATGCATCGCTTCCGTGATCCAACTGTATACGGCGTTCCGCGAATCGCGCTCGGATTATTCCCTCGTCGTGCTTCTCGACGGCCCCGACCGGAACCTGTTTGATTTCTATTGGAAGAAAAACTTTTCCGATGAACCGCTCGCAGAGCGGGTGCAGATCCTGCTTTCCCCGAAGATCCTGGATGTGCCACGCGGGTTTTACGTGGTCGACGGGAACGTCGTAAAGTCTTTTTCGATATGGATAGAAAACTGATCGCTTTTTTCGTCATTCCGTTTGCGCTTTTCTCCTGCTCCCCGGCCAGGGAGGAGGCAGAGTCCGTCCTGCTCGTCACGTCGGAGCGGGTTGCGGCCGCGGATTCGGTTTTCTATCCCCTCGCCAATGTGCAGAATTGCTATATCCTGGGCGACACGTTGCTGGTGGCCAGACATCTGTCGGATGCCGGCACGCGGGCGTTCTCGGTGTATGACATACGCACGCGCGAACTGGTGC from Bacteroidales bacterium WCE2004 includes:
- a CDS encoding Integrase core domain-containing protein (partial gene;~manually curated), translated to KTLADRHITQSMSRKGNCLDNSMMENFFGLMKNELLYLQEWDSIDQFKKALRTYIRYYNNDRIKLRLKGKSPVQYRALFQSKAS